The Gloeocapsa sp. DLM2.Bin57 genome segment CCTTTAGCTTGGATCGTGTCCTCTATTCTTCCGTTGCTTATCCCTATGATTATGGCTTTATTCCGAATACCCTAGCAGATGACGGCGATCCTCTCGATGGTATGGTGATTATCGATCAACCAACTTTCCCAGGATGCGTAATTACCGCAAGACCAATCGGAATGCTAGAAATGATCGATGGAGGCGATCGCGATGAGAAAATACTTTGTGTACCAGCCAAAGATCCCCGCTATACTCAAATAACCTCTCTCTCTAGTATTTCTGAACATCGTTTAGATGAAATTGCCGAATTCTTTAGAACTTATAAAAATCTCGAGAAAAAAGTAACCGAAATTTTAGGCTGGAAGGATGTACATGAGGTAAACTCTTTAGTAGAAGCTTGCATTAAAGCAGCTAAGTAAAACCTAAGTACAATCAGCTATACAAATAATCAGCATCGTGAGCTATACTAAACGATAGTCATCGCGATGCTTTTTGATAAAAAATATAGAAAAAACTATGTTACTAAAATCCACAACTCGCCATATCCGCATTTTCGCCGCAGAAATAAAAGATAATGACTTGGTAAAAAGCGATAATGTTCTGACCTTAGACGTAGATCCAGATAATGAATTCAATTGGACAGAAGAATCTCTACAGGCGGTCTATCGAAAATTTAATGAACTAGTAGAATCCTACAGTGGCGAAGATTTGACAGAATATAATCTGCGCAGAATTGGTTCAGATTTA includes the following:
- a CDS encoding NAD(P)H-quinone oxidoreductase, which gives rise to MLLKSTTRHIRIFAAEIKDNDLVKSDNVLTLDVDPDNEFNWTEESLQAVYRKFNELVESYSGEDLTEYNLRRIGSDLEHYLGELLKNGQLNYNLDARVLNYSMGLPKVDNPASEGKY
- a CDS encoding inorganic diphosphatase; amino-acid sequence: MDLSLIPAQPKPGLVNVLIEIPGGSKNKYEFDKELNAFSLDRVLYSSVAYPYDYGFIPNTLADDGDPLDGMVIIDQPTFPGCVITARPIGMLEMIDGGDRDEKILCVPAKDPRYTQITSLSSISEHRLDEIAEFFRTYKNLEKKVTEILGWKDVHEVNSLVEACIKAAK